From a region of the uncultured Jannaschia sp. genome:
- the rpmB gene encoding 50S ribosomal protein L28 — protein MSRVCELTGKGPMTGNNVSHANNKTRRRFLPNLNDTTLQSEALGRAFKLRISAAALRTVDHRGGLDAFLAKAKDTDLSARALKIKKDIAKSSDAPAALEA, from the coding sequence ATGTCTCGCGTCTGCGAACTCACCGGCAAGGGCCCGATGACTGGCAACAATGTCAGCCACGCCAACAACAAGACCCGCCGCCGTTTTCTGCCCAACCTGAACGACACCACGCTGCAATCCGAAGCGCTGGGCCGTGCGTTCAAGCTGCGCATCTCGGCGGCCGCGCTGCGGACCGTCGATCACCGTGGCGGGCTCGACGCGTTCCTCGCCAAGGCGAAGGACACCGATCTCTCGGCCCGCGCGCTGAAGATCAAGAAGGACATCGCCAAGTCCTCCGACGCCCCGGCGGCGCTCGAAGCCTGA
- the soxR gene encoding redox-sensitive transcriptional activator SoxR: MKRELTIGEVSARSGLSVSALRYYEGKGLIAPPRTRGGQRRYPRAELRRLAFIRVAQRLGLSLRRIREALARVPDGRAPTPADWAAIAAGMQDELTERIETMTRLRDNLDGCIGCGCLSMSACPLWNPDDAKGAEGPGARLVEGQT, from the coding sequence ATGAAACGCGAACTCACCATCGGCGAGGTGTCCGCCCGTTCGGGGCTGAGCGTCAGCGCCCTGCGATACTACGAGGGCAAGGGACTGATCGCACCGCCCCGCACGCGCGGCGGCCAGCGGCGCTATCCGCGTGCGGAGCTGCGACGGCTGGCCTTCATCCGCGTGGCCCAGCGACTGGGCCTGAGCCTCCGGCGCATCCGCGAGGCGCTGGCCCGCGTGCCGGACGGGCGCGCCCCGACGCCCGCCGACTGGGCCGCGATCGCCGCCGGGATGCAGGACGAGCTGACCGAGCGGATCGAGACGATGACCCGGCTGCGCGACAATCTCGATGGCTGTATCGGCTGCGGATGCCTGTCGATGTCGGCCTGCCCGCTCTGGAACCCTGACGACGCGAAGGGGGCCGAGGGACCCGGCGCGCGGCTGGTCGAGGGTCAGACGTGA